Below is a window of Ciona intestinalis chromosome 5, KH, whole genome shotgun sequence DNA.
ttaTGGGTTACCCCAATATTATAGAATTAAAATTGTACATTACTGAAATATAAGATGCACTTTCAACAGTGAGCTTATCATTATTGAtttgtacattttataaaagtgctaaattaaattttaagtcATATCCTGGATTTATTCAATTCAATGTTTATTTCCTCTACAACTTAAATACATTGATTTTTCCCAAGCAGGAAATTCATTTTATGTAggaaattcatattttaactgTCTCCTTTAACACAATGCAGTACCTAAGTAACCTGAATTTATGACAAAATGAGTTTCACCAATCAAATAcgatattttttaagtttactgtattaatattatgtggtaaagttttttataatttaataattaaggCAAGGcaaaaatgactaaaatgcAAAATTAGTGATgagtattattttgttttcccACCCCGGTTTGGAATTTGTCATTTCGGGGTTTTGAACCCCCATCTAATAGACTGTAgcctttattaaaatacactGCAAATGGGATGACCAGTTTCAGATAAATAAGATGGTGTGATCTTCTTCCACAGCTACGCATACAAGAAATATGGTGGAGGTGTGAGTTGGGCTCGGTTGTTTGAACCTGCTATTCATAAAGCTCGTGCTGGTTTCTATGTTTCGGGTGAATTAGCTGCAAAACTAGAGCAAAACAAATTGTCTGTGATGCAACAATCAACTTTGTGTGAGTTGTATTGTAACAATGACaaaagtgatgtcataaaagaAGGCGAACtagtaaaaaacacaaaacttgcCGACACTTtggaaaaagtgaaaaaaaatggTCATGAAGTATTTTACTCGTCGCCTATGGTTGATCAGTTTGTCCATGATATTAACAAACATGGTGGGATTGTTGGTAAAGAAGATTTTGTTGACTACACTGTGATCGAACGTACTACACTGCACGTACCACTAACCAACACTGGGTTAACACTCATCGTACCCCCACTACCAGCTGGGGGACCCATACTCAGTATTATAATGCGGGTAATGGACAGTTATAAAATTACTCCCAAACTATTCGCTTCAAATAAAGCCCTACACTGGCATCGAGTGGTGGAATCGTTCAAGCACGCATTCGGCTATCGGACAAGGTTCGGGGATCCAAATTTTAACCCAGGGGTTAACCACCTAGTGTCAAACCTACTTAGCGAGAAgggaattttaaatattacgagtaaaatatttgacaatCAAACTTTTCCCGATCCTGCTTACTACGGAGCGATGGTGAACAAAGGAAACTTAACAGAGTCATCCACATCACATTTATCAGTGTTAAGTCCATCCGGGGATGCAGTTTCCGTTACTTCAACGATTAATTACCATTTTGGgtcgtttgtgatgtcaccaACCACTGGTGTGTTATTCAACAACGAGATGAATGACTTCAATACACAGGGTAAGAAAAGAAACCAGTAAACCGCATAGCAGATGAACTATATGTTCTGAAATATAAGATGCACTTTCAACAGTGAGCTTATCATTATtgatttgttcattttataaaagtgctaaattaaactttaagtCATATCCTGGATTTATTCAATTCAATGTTTATTTCCTCTACAACTTATATACATTTAAGACACCACATAGCAGCTAAACACCATATTTTCATGCAGTGAATAAACTTGTTGTTGGAGTATTATATAAATACGATAAGTGATAAAGTAATAATTATCTCGTTAAAGGTAAATAGGAAGTTAGCAAAACTATAAGCATAATAAAATTGGCAAATTTGGTtagaaaaatttatattttaactgtcTCCAACACAATAAAGTAACAGTAACAGAGAAACCTGAATTTCCAACAAAATGAGTTtcataatttagaaaaatgtttataatttaataattaaatttaatttttcatggAGCTGTTATCCTGTACAGCTACCTAATAGTTCTAAAAACACTACAATATCACCAACACTTAACCACTGGCGTAAAGTTACAGGGTTGCAGCTGGCTGGgttggttaggggttaggggcaACCCTTTGATTTTCTCCAGACTAATAATGTGTAAGGAATTACAACGTTCGACCAAACGAAGATGCCATTATTACTGCGAACAAACTTCTGGTTTTTGCAACCCTAccgtttattaaaactttacgcCTATGCACTTAACAGACAACATTGGAGCAAACAAAGTAGAGCCGGGTAAACGACCTCAATCATCAATGTCACCTTGTGTGTTGGTTGATTCCACAACACATCAAGTGGTTTATATATTTGGGGCAGCTGGTGGGAAACGAATTCCAACTGCTGTGGCCATTTCACTAATAAGGTAAGTAACTCTAGTTACAACATATCtgtctttttatacaagtAGAAAGTTCGTTTTAACTTTTAGCTGTTGTTTAGACTTTAGATTATAGATTATGAGTAAAACAcgatttgtaaactttttaatcttctcccaaacaaaaaatttgaataacaATGTTTCGTATGCCGTATGACGAGAgattttttataagatttaCGCAAGATATTGTTTGCCAAATGCTAGGATGTGTAAAAATTTGTTTCGGTAATAGTTACACAATGCCTAACTTAACTCTAATTTGCGAAAAGCCTAGTAGATATTTTCGCTGTTTCTGGTAAAATGATGAATGAGTTTATTACCAACAACAACTTAAGTATTCCAGCTTCTAGATAATAAACAATGATTAATGATTGGTTATATATTAGATCAACTTAGACATAAATTCCTAGTTTCCCTGATATAGCTAAGTATGATGTAGTATCCTAGCTTTCCTGAAGACctattacccacaaagtaacatacttggtaactcgtaacttATGTTATAAACACAATAGAACTTCTATTGcttatttttggggggataATTGCGCCACCGCTGGTACCCCCTAGCTTATAAGCTGAgcgatgtgtataaaacaaaacacccgtgttataacaactgtggttttTCAGCCCtgcaaagataaagtaagttacattcattctataaaggaataattaaaaactgttaacaTCCCAGGTTGCTTTATTTCGGCACAAATGATTTTGATGATGCCATACAATTACCACGATTACATCATCGATTGATACCTGATGTGCTGATGTATGAAGAAGAATTTGatcaaaatattcttaatCAACTTAGTGCTCTTGGACATAAGGTAAGTTATGTAAACATAACATAGTTTAAACCTTATTTAGGCTGCTAAGCTAGCTTTGTGATTAAAATGCATGTCTTGTGGACTGTGGAAATATACCTAtcctgtataatatatatgtttgtgtgtCATACTGTTTACCTGTCGAGAAACCTTTTGGTATCTGGTATGAAATGTcaaattgtttcaaatattgaGAATATGTCCGGTGGCTTGGCATAGGGGTTAGTGCGCCTGCTTgtaacccagaagtaatgggttcaagcctcgtcgctgctacttaCGTGCGCgtttgtgtctttgggcaagacacttaactatTTATATAGTAAACATTTACCTGCCAAAGcaataaatttcttaaaacagCTGGCAAGCAATCCAAACCATACAAAGTCTGAAGTGAATGGTATAAAGAACCACATTGATCATATTCATGCTTACTCTGATGCAAGGAATGAAGGAGCAAAGGCAGATGGTTGGTGAGCTACTAAGGTGGGTATGTGTGTGACTGGTGGCTTCatggaaattttacaaaacaattcaacatacattttattaaaaaaaataaaaagttgtaactATGACTTTTTATTGttggattttaaaatttcaggtTACAcgtaataaaaatgtttttttttcttcttttctaggtgtttaaacacacaaaaGTCCTGAAACATTTCAATTTCTTCAGTCTGCGTGTGAGCAgttaaagatatttattttcttaattagttttaattgcTTAGATTAAATAATGAAAGTGTTACTAATGACAATtaaataatagtttttatatttgtaagttttatGTGTCAACCtccaatatttgttttggttgAATATAAAGTATATGCATTGGTGTTGCTTGTGATGTGGTGAAGCCATTTGGTATGATGATCGATGTGCGATTTGTAAAAATGTTCCTTAGTGCGAAATGTAGTACAAAAAAGAAGCGCTATCGTCTCTGGAATGCCATCTGAATGGCttgttttttaactgaaactgGTTGCAAACTGTATTGTCAATACTAATTATTCTATCAATGTACTTACGTTTATTTAATcgcttatttttaataatcatTGTACCggtgatatttttataattttattacgattaataaaacacacagatATATTAGTGGAAGTTAAATGAGACAGCTACATACTTCAATTCCCGAGTTTTGCTACACATACTTTATGTCAGAGTAACACCAAATGTCACAGACTGAAACACTTTATGGTGAATATCACTTTCATAAATAGGAATGGACATATTAAACGTTGCATTTTCAATGATTGTTTTACAGTTAAGTTTCAATAATGACAAGATTTTGTGTATCATTTTGTTGatataaaattgaaatgaAATTCTAGTTCGACCTTCATCACTGATTAATTTTGGATAGTAGCTTGTTTACTTAAACACGGTGTTatacacaataataataatagtgcATTATAAGTTGCATAACACAATTCTATAAAAATTCTACTACGTACCACAATGAAGGTAGAAGGCACTGCTACAATCGAAACACTAACTACACAACtacatacattttttaccattttctgAAATTAGAAAGTaagaaattacaaacaaaaattatcattaaagaaaaacataattttacattaaatgtaCAGTTCACATTATATAGGAAAAATGGTGATTTTTAATTACTAAAAAGTAACACTTTATAAATGCAACAACTAAATCTACCGTGTTATATGTAAAGCTACCACACAATAATTggataataaatatacattagtTAACAATGGGGTTACATATTTACATACATTATGTACCCTGCAGTGGATCTGACAGGTAAATTTTCAAAGTTGACATTCTACTGTGAGATTTAAgctgtattttataataccGTATGCTGTGACTAAGTGCTGGGTGCAAGTTAACTTTTgtgttttcatgtttttaacattatgaTTATTTTACCCTATATAAAAGTTATGCCTGTTCATTTGCATAGTGGACAGCTTGTGTTAAAACTTGTGCCATGTTTTGTAATTCATCATCGCTCATATTAACGGACACAGAAACTCGAATACTTGGTGGCCAATCTTCTTTTAGTTCAATTTGCTTCAAACGACTTGCTACAGTGAGACAAACTCCCAGttcacaactctaaaagagaAATGTTATAGAATAAAAGCTGAGACTATGGGCCAGCTCTGGCCTGATTCACAttgtcccatggcgtgcctcattAGGACCTCATCCTTACAGCATAGTGTACAGATATACTTACATAACCACAAATTGCATTTGcctataatttttattaaaacctgaTCAATTGAAACGTACAATATaggaattaaaataatacatgcAATTTTCAAATGAccttaaatgtttaattaatttaaaagctttacaaagtaaaatacaaacctTGTTCACAATATCATTGAGAAATTTCAAATCCTCTTCAAATGAAACTTTCTTCAATCTTCTTATGTGGAAGGCAGGAGATTCCAAGTATCCAACTACTTCAATGTAAGGTATTCTGTgtataacaaatgtttttttactactgTAACCAGTGACTACGGGGGGTTTTGGATTTAACACATCtataaaaatactaatttactatTTCCtgtactatttttttaaccgaCTTCAAAGTCCTACATTTTAAACTCCAAATCTTACGTTTTCATATTGAATTACAACTACAAACTAAGctggaattttaaatttccctattttttttttaaaaattttaaaacaattacccacttACTTTCTGACAAGTTGTTGTAGCAAAACTGCTTTACTTTTCAGCTTGGGAAACAGAACttcttgaaaaataaaattaatatctaaatgttttttttttaattttttttgtttcaatttaattaagataaaaaatgtacaaCAATGAAAAGACGGGATTTGTAGACAAGAAGACAATATTTTAACCCACTAATGGTTGAAACAGCTTACCATGTTCTTCTTCCATTATATCGATTGCTTCAATGGCGGCACAAGCCAACAGTGGAGGAAGTGAAGCAGAAAAGACGTAACCCAACCCTGTGAGTCGCTGGTGGTCGATCACGTATTCACGTCCACAGCAAAATCCACCAGTCGATGCAAGCGAATATTCCATGCTTCCGCACATCATGTCAACTTTCTCAACCTGCAGTTTTTATGTTGGGATATGTGAATACGTAAAAGTCTGAATTAGAATTCGTTAAAAGCACATTAAAATATACTATCCCAAACTGTAGGAAAAATCTTGATCTTTAATCTAGTCATATTgccttaatatttttttgaatgtacCACCTACACATTGTAAATGCATGTACCTATGTGCTAATGCATATTATTCCATTTTTCAAAAGTGTTGTTTCACACGGCTGCAAATTGTGTAACCAGGGATTCGGGCCTAATTATTTACCATTACCTAATCATAACCTTAATGTCAACTAAATGGCATCATAAATGGTTTGGACAAAATCAATGTATTTAAGTTGTAGAGGAAATAAACATTGAATTGAATAAATCCAGGATATGacttaaagtttaatttagcacttttataaaatgaacaaatcaTTAATGATAAGCTCACTGTTGAAAGTGCatcaaacacaaacaaatttataaattcacAAAAGTTTGACTTACAGGAATATTGTAATGTTCAGTTACACCTCTGCCATGTTGTCCAAGAACTCCAAAAGAAAGCGACTCTTCAACAAACAAACgaactttgtatttatattttaagtcaACAAGTCGAGGCAAGTCACAGATTTCTCCTGTGTTCATGTAGATTCCTTCAACCACCATAAACTTACGAGTCACTGATGATTTTTTAACATCCTACGAGAATAAACAGAAATTTCCGATCAAAAGGTGTTAAAGCAGATTTTTCCTATTTCATAGCCAATGAATTCGTCATAATAACACAAATGCCATACCTTTTGCTGCTTTTGagttattatatttgtacCTATGTGGCTAACTATTATTTCCTCGGTATGGCTTATAGTGATGATCGCTGGTTTAAAGATGAccattaaatgtcttgcccaaggaaacatacgcccacaacaaTAACAGAAGCAAATATTCTTGCAGGCTCTTAACCATTGTGACACAGCATTGACCAATTAAGTGCTAGCACTTTGACTTTACACCATACTTTACGAACTGGtttataacttacttttttatcCAACATTTCCTGATGACGCAGTTTACTTTCCAAATCTTCCATGTCATTGTGTTTGAAGTAAACAACATTACTTCTTGATGCTTGGACTCCTTTCTGTATCGCGAAACAACATGCTTCATCTCTGTTGTGGAAGATACTTTGTGTTTACTCAAAACATTTATACATAATACTgtagaggaagatgggacacctttggcacataatatccaaatatcttaatcatgttttttttaacaactaacaacggtttatgggagttaTGAGGGTATAtggttctataattctttgaataatctttgtttacattcaaatgaataaaaaaaaaagaataaaaaggtgtcctatcttcccccaccctactataccatcACCTTATAGAgatgtattaatatattattaaccTACAAATCTACAATTATGTGTACGCCAGACTCTTTAATTAGGACTAAGCAAAAACAGTTACTAATTCAAGTTTACTTAATGTCTTTATCTCTAAAACTGTATACTcacacatataaaatatcGCCTCTCTTAGAATAGGAAGGTATAGCACTAGCAATGGTGGCGAAACCATATGAATATATAATCGCGCATTCAGTGCCCGTGAACTTTGCAATTCGCTTTTCAAGTTCTAAGTGAACATCTGTCGAAacatatatttgaataaaataatgtttgcaAACTGTCACAGACCTTTCTATGTTATGAAAACCTAATTGGCCCATACCGCTAACAGACCATGCTTCCACAGATAAGCAAAAAAGATACACACACAGCCTAAATAAAGATAAGAATAATCTGAAAGCACATACAGACTTACCAAAGCTTCCATAAAAACCTCTTGGTCCACAAGACCCAACCCCATATTTGGAAACACATTCCGTTGCAGCTTTTGATATTCGCtcattttcaacaaaaccAAGAAAATTCAACGAAGCAAAATTCTTGCATTTATATCCATCAACTACAATCTCTTTTCCAGGTTGTCTGTGGtgaattggtttattttattcaaaggAAATGCTTTGACATTATTAAGCACAAACGGCCATATTAGTATCAAAACACAACAGTATTAATATTTGTCCTTGAAATTCAAGGTAGTATTTCAGCATTTGTTTTAGGTGCCAATGCTACATAGTGTGACTAAGCCAAAGTTATGCAACGTTCATCTTTATCTATATACTAATTGTGACCGAAAAATCAACAAATGAAGAAATTAATATATGCCCTATTTAAACCCAGTAAGGGCCTTGAAAAAGGTTTgctcattgtttaaaaagcgTATTCAACCTATCTCACCCTGACACGACACGATAAGGTTTGGATACGGCTCTTGTTTCCTCAAGAGGAGGAACAAGTGGCTCCGGCTCCCAATCTTCAATCAGTTCGTCTTTCTCCTTAGTAGTGAGAGGAACCTTATCATGAATCTTGtaacttttgaaaaataaaagtcgAATAATCCAAACAACCAACAACCCTTCAACGATGTAATGATAAAGTGGCGCCtggaataataataacttttatttgtctcttcgattaaggtagcaaagatttagaaatattttaaacacaaagacaggatatagcgacaaaacaacagttgttaaaacacgcttacatttaaacacatatttacatttagttagaagaaaataagcgtggtcgctacacctaacggacaaacaagccatagagaaacaaaaatgtgcgtaaagacatgacccgtacaatggggggagtcAACTTTAAGGAggattgaaatatttgttttatatgacATGTAGTGTTTCAACATTACATTATTAACTGTCAACTTTAATCAAATGTCCCTGTTCATATACTAAATATCTACAATGCATATGAATTTAACAATTCTAAAAACAGTACGACAGATCTTCTTTATGAAATTAATCAAGTAATATTTGTAACTTACCTGCAATAATGAATGTATAGACTGTGCCACAACCCATTCACTTGCACTTTCCATAACCAACCTACTAATCTAACTTAACAATATTCACCTGAAATTACATGAATCAAACATATGTTTAGTAAATGACATGGTTGCTcctaacaaatttaaactacaAGCACAACAATGGGCGCATAATATAAGGCTCTCTAACAAGCATATATTGCCACTATTTAACAGTAACTTAAAGCAGGTTATTTTAGATATGTATACAACACATAGTTAGTATGTTACTAAGTTTGCACCTATGTTAATATAATTCAGATGTTTTTAATCGTACATGgcttattataaaaaaagggaattaaaacatatgaaaCACTACTTTTGacaaccaacaaaaataacgcaactataaacttaaaaattaaaacagctaACGAGAATAGGcaagtaattataaaaattttggtaAATCTTTGTTTATAAATCTAAGCGTTAATTGACGTGCAACGTGACTGAAGATAAGACTGAAAGCATGCATGCATTAACGAGGTTTCTTAAGGCAAATTCTGAATAGCAATATGGGAATAATCGGgcaattaaaacaatgcaaTGTCAGATTTGTTGTTCAGCATAACGAGCAGCTTGTTGGATGACATGAGCTGCCATCTTTATTTCATCATCGCTCATTTCTACAGACACAGATACCCTGATACTGGCTGGCCAATCGGCAATATGTTCTTCATGGGATAAGCGACTTGCAATAGAAAGACACACACCATTCTGATAGCACTGTAACGTTGCAAAGCACATTTACTTTAGAGGTAAACACACTTTGTTTGAAGCTACATATAATACAAGAGCCACCAAAAAAATTGGGTAGCATGATAAACATTAGACAGGACACACTTTGTCATAGTTGATAGGactaatattttaactaatatAATGCACATCATAAAGTTGATGAGTCACAATATCATAACTAAACTTTGGCACCATTGCCTTTGTTGCCTATAAGCATTAAATTgtgtaaactttaaattagaAGTTGCTATATGGGCAGACGCAGACCCATGCACGATATCGATATGCTCCTTTTTATGTTTGTCATGCTGGCTCATTGCTTTATTtcttaaatgttatttactcGCTAACTAAATTAAACTCTTTTTTATACTACTCtttatataattgtgtttaattgaaaattttgCATCCATTAGAattagtaatattattattttaataactgcTATATGATatctttttctttataaactgGTAAAAGTAATTCATAATAATTTGAACTACTTGATTTCAATAAGCCAAATATtaatcataatatattataatattatttcagTCAAGATATTCGAGACTTGAGATGCGAGAATTAAGATTTGAGTTATGTGAAAAGTCTCgcaaacaataacaacgaCTGTTCTGTGTAAAGGGACCTATAAGGCCATTaacaatatttgaatattaaaaataatatatttgctTGTATACCTGATCAACAAGAACTTTAAGGAATTTCTCGTCTTCTGATTGGTTGGTTGTGGATTTTCTTCGAATATGAAACGAAGGAGATTCATAGAAACCTGATATTTTTAACTCTGGTACCCtgtgtaattatttttcgcattaaaaaacatttccacTTTACATTCAATCGTGCTGTCAAAAACACAccatacacaaaacaaatacagCCCAGTGAGTCCACAGCCACGCTTACTGATTagtacagaaaaaaattgttgattAAAATCTCACTCTTTCATCAGTTCCTGCATCAGTTTTCCCTTTGCTCGTATCTTGTtgaatatttctaaaaaaaatgttcataagGTTTTTTCAGCTACCATTGGGCTGTGTAATTCATATAGTGATATAATTGGTAAATtaagcaatttaaaaacagaaattaataaaaagcaTATGATTTGATATCAATGCTGCAATTTGGAAACATATAACTACAAAAAACctaatttaatttgaaatgaTTGTGTGACCTAATCTACCCAAGCATTTTATTACATTACTACATTACTACAAACTGTAACAAATCTGcatttgacaaaaaaacatacactacagcacaaacaaaacacttaacattTTTCCATACCAGGTTCATCTTGCAAAATATCGAGACCTTCAACAGCAGCACGTGCAAGCAATGGTGGAAGTGAAGCAGAGAAAACATAACCATGTCCTGAcaaacgttggtggtcaatcaCATACCCACGGCCACAACAGAAACCACCAATAGAAGCAAGCGCATACTCCATGCTCCCAACAACCAAATCAACTTTGTCAATCTGGTGCATATCAGTTAACACATCTTGTACAGTAGGTATTAATGTGAATATacgttgttgtttattttaattgttaccTGGTCGGCCAATTAACTTGTTAAATTAGTGTAAAACAAGAGAAAttataaacgtttttttaggGGGTCCAGGGGAACAAATTAGTGTAAAACagggaaattataaaacagtattttagGACGTTAACATCAAATTACAgctgtatttaatttatgtaataAATTGACAG
It encodes the following:
- the LOC100181985 gene encoding glutathione hydrolase 1 proenzyme-like, coding for MSSQYVRVSTESDDNNDDEALQLHSLSLTKEKQVASENVVYKQKRTDINFWNTECICRLISLFVLILIALGFGISRVPVHSFHSHPHTEEEHHHLYTSAAVAAGQAECSKVGVGVLEEGGNAVDAAIATLLCQGVVEPHFCGIGGGFFMTIYNKTSRTSTVIDARETAPQASTADMFVGNQKAVKGGLSVAIPGQLKGYSYAYKKYGGGVSWARLFEPAIHKARAGFYVSGELAAKLEQNKLSVMQQSTLCELYCNNDKSDVIKEGELVKNTKLADTLEKVKKNGHEVFYSSPMVDQFVHDINKHGGIVGKEDFVDYTVIERTTLHVPLTNTGLTLIVPPLPAGGPILSIIMRVMDSYKITPKLFASNKALHWHRVVESFKHAFGYRTRFGDPNFNPGVNHLVSNLLSEKGILNITSKIFDNQTFPDPAYYGAMVNKGNLTESSTSHLSVLSPSGDAVSVTSTINYHFGSFVMSPTTGVLFNNEMNDFNTQDNIGANKVEPGKRPQSSMSPCVLVDSTTHQVVYIFGAAGGKRIPTAVAISLIRLLYFGTNDFDDAIQLPRLHHRLIPDVLMYEEEFDQNILNQLSALGHKLASNPNHTKSEVNGIKNHIDHIHAYSDARNEGAKADGW
- the LOC100184350 gene encoding serine palmitoyltransferase 1 isoform X2; the protein is MESASEWVVAQSIHSLLQAPLYHYIVEGLLVVWIIRLLFFKSYKIHDKVPLTTKEKDELIEDWEPEPLVPPLEETRAVSKPYRVVSGQPGKEIVVDGYKCKNFASLNFLGFVENERISKAATECVSKYGVGSCGPRGFYGSFDVHLELEKRIAKFTGTECAIIYSYGFATIASAIPSYSKRGDILYVDEACCFAIQKGVQASRSNVVYFKHNDMEDLESKLRHQEMLDKKDVKKSSVTRKFMVVEGIYMNTGEICDLPRLVDLKYKYKVRLFVEESLSFGVLGQHGRGVTEHYNIPVEKVDMMCGSMEYSLASTGGFCCGREYVIDHQRLTGLGYVFSASLPPLLACAAIEAIDIMEEEHVLFPKLKSKAVLLQQLVRKIPYIEVVGYLESPAFHIRRLKKVSFEEDLKFLNDIVNKSCELGVCLTVASRLKQIELKEDWPPSIRVSVSVNMSDDELQNMAQVLTQAVHYANEQA
- the LOC100184350 gene encoding serine palmitoyltransferase 1 isoform X1; the protein is MESASEWVVAQSIHSLLQAPLYHYIVEGLLVVWIIRLLFFKSYKIHDKVPLTTKEKDELIEDWEPEPLVPPLEETRAVSKPYRVVSGQPGKEIVVDGYKCKNFASLNFLGFVENERISKAATECVSKYGVGSCGPRGFYGSFDVHLELEKRIAKFTGTECAIIYSYGFATIASAIPSYSKRGDILYVDEACCFAIQKGVQASRSNVVYFKHNDMEDLESKLRHQEMLDKKDVKKSSVTRKFMVVEGIYMNTGEICDLPRLVDLKYKYKVRLFVEESLSFGVLGQHGRGVTEHYNIPVEKVDMMCGSMEYSLASTGGFCCGREYVIDHQRLTGLGYVFSASLPPLLACAAIEAIDIMEEEHEVLFPKLKSKAVLLQQLVRKIPYIEVVGYLESPAFHIRRLKKVSFEEDLKFLNDIVNKSCELGVCLTVASRLKQIELKEDWPPSIRVSVSVNMSDDELQNMAQVLTQAVHYANEQA